From Zingiber officinale cultivar Zhangliang chromosome 5B, Zo_v1.1, whole genome shotgun sequence, the proteins below share one genomic window:
- the LOC121986491 gene encoding uncharacterized protein LOC121986491 codes for MLQEFWRNELSEDAEDIDERRMLQLYEQRQTVRQRSQSSSGRTQRRRYLNRDREVGYARLFNDYFSDDPVYPDDIFRRRFRMKKELFLHIVDAVKNHSEYFQWKVDAAGKKGLSPLQKCSATIRQLAYEAPTDHYDEYLRIAETTVIQCLFNFCRYVIEVFGAQYLRRPNAADIQHLLEMHEQRHGFPGMLGSLDCMHWQWKNCPVAWKGSRNDINVLNESPSFNNVLQGNAPEIDPAISNGRDGILAALDPSHYSQDENAIMLAPHV; via the exons ATGCTCCAGGAATTCTGGAGAAATGAATTGTCGGAAGATGCGGAGGATATAGATGAACGAAGAATGCTCCAACTATATGAGCAGCGACAAACGGTACGTCAAAGATCTCAAAGTTCTTCCGGTAGAACACAGAGGAGAAGGTATTTGAATCGGGATCGTGAAGTTGGATATGCTCGTCTTTTCAATGATTACTTTTCTGATGATCCGGTATATCCTGATGACATATTTCGGCGTCGATTTCGAATGAAAAAAGAGTTATTTCTTCATATAGTTGATGCCGTGAAAAATCATTCCGAATATTTTCAATGGAAGGTCGATGCTGCGGGAAAAAAAGGTTTGTCACCACTTCAGAAATGCTCAGCGACTATTCGTCAATTGGCGTATGAAGCCCCTACTGATCATTATGATGAGTATCTACGGATTGCTGAAACAACTGTCATCCAATGTTTATTCAACTTTTGCCGATATGTAATTGAAGTGTTTGGGGCCCAATATTTACGAAGACCTAATGCTGCTGATATCCAACACTTGCTTGAAATGCATGAGCAGAGACATGGTTTCCCTGGCATGTTGGGCAGTCTTGATTGTATGCATTGGCAATGGAAAAATTGCCCCGTCGCTTGGAAAG GGTCACGCAATGATATCAATGTGCTTAATGAATCACCATCATTCAACAACGTCTTACAAGGGAATGCACCCGAG ATTGATCCCGCCATTTCCAACGGCCGAGATGGCATATTGGCAGCACTCGATCCATCACATTATTCTCAAGACGAAAATGCCATCATGCTCGCGCCGCACGTGTGA
- the LOC121984114 gene encoding brassinosteroid LRR receptor kinase BRI1-like, with product MEGEHRRRSSFSSSLLCLVFLVCLVLAVGASGAGDLELLLSFKGSVGNPQSLQSWDRIRSPCSFTGVTCYSGGRVAALVLQGVPLVVDFRSVSSSILSLEGLQILSLQAVNLTGTLSGGICGSQLVELDLSGNGLQGSLADVFSFAAVCAGLKSLNLSRNSFGISPAAAGNALAFSALEVETLDLSFNKLSEESELRLLLSNLGALRRLDLVGNRLSGGLPSVVNCSYLQHLDLSSTSLSGEVGDDVFTDCRSLTFLNLSANHFIGRLPSSLSSCDSLISLSLSSNNFSGEFPDDILTSLPNLHILELAFNNLSGSLGNSITTMPSLEVFDLSSNMLTGAIPPELCPHGFALRLLYVQNNQLTGGIPESLSNCRNLVYLDLSLNYITGTIPPGLGTLSSLRDLIMWQNLLEGEIPPQLSNLRSLKNLILDNNGLTGPIPTGLANCKGLNWLSLSSNHLNGTIPSWIGQLHNLAILKLANNSFSGPIPQELGDCKSLIWLDVNNNQLTGSIPPSLAKQSGKVPAGFLGTGEPYVYLKNEGHSGCRGTGDLLEFGGVRPEDLDRLPSRHFCNFTRLYKGITQYTFSNNGSMLFLDLSFNQLDGEIPKELGNMYYLLILNLGHNQLSGFIPLELGNLRHVGGLDLSHNALEGPIPQSFSGLAWLAEIDLSNNKLNGSIPELGQLATFPRYDYDNNSGLCGFPLPPCKDIAGANLETQHKKNHRRQASLAGSLAMGLLFFIFCIVGLIIIAVESKRRKNENKDKSNRAAGDIYTDSRSHSGTANSNWKLTATKDALAISLATFDMPLKKLSFVDLVEATNGFHNHSLIGSGGFGDVYKAQLKDGSIVAIKKLIHVSGQADREFTAEMETIGKIKHRNLVPLLGYCKVGEERLLVYQYMKYGSLDDVLHNRNNVGIKLNWAARRRIAMGAARGLAFLHHNCAPRIIHRDMKSSNVLLDENLEARVSDFGMARQMSAVDTHLSVSALAGTPGYVPPEYYQSFRCTIRGDVYSYGVVLLELLTGRRPTDSADFGDDNLVGWVRQHSKVRISNVFDPVLLKDDPSLELELLEHLKVACACLDERPFRRPTMLKVMSMFKEIQTVSSLSTNVSSMDGSLCEGDMSLKEEDKEDRF from the coding sequence ATGGAAGGAGAGCACCGACGCCGCTCCTCCTTCTCATCCTCCTTACTCTGCCTAGTCTTCCTTGTCTGCCTAGTCCTCGCCGTGGGGGCGAGCGGTGCCGGCGACTTGGAGCTGCTGTTGTCGTTCAAGGGCTCAGTCGGGAATCCACAGTCGCTCCAGAGCTGGGACCGAATCCGCAGCCCGTGCTCCTTCACCGGAGTGACCTGTTACTCCGGCGGCCGCGTCGCCGCCCTCGTGCTACAGGGAGTGCCCCTCGTCGTCGACTTCCGCAGTGTTTCGTCTTCGATCCTTTCCCTTGAGGGACTCCAAATCCTTTCCCTCCAAGCTGTCAACCTCACTGGAACCTTATCCGGAGGCATCTGCGGTAGCCAGTTGGTTGAGCTCGATCTCTCCGGAAACGGTCTCCAGGGATCTCTTGCTGACGTTTTCTCTTTTGCCGCCGTTTGCGCCGGGCTGAAGTCGCTCAATCTCTCGCGCAACTCTTTTGGGATTTCACCAGCCGCCGCTGGGAATGCTCTTGCCTTTTCGGCGCTCGAGGTCGAGACGCTTGATCTCTCCTTCAACAAGCTCTCCGAAGAGTCTGAACTCCGGCTGTTGCTCTCCAACCTCGGCGCCCTCCGCCGCCTCGATCTGGTCGGAAACCGCCTTTCTGGTGGTCTTCCCTCCGTCGTCAACTGCTCTTACCTTCAGCATCTGGACCTTTCTTCCACTAGCCTCTCCGGCGAGGTTGGCGACGATGTCTTCACCGATTGCCGGAGCTTGACATTCTTGAACCTGTCTGCCAACCACTTCATCGGCCGTCTCCCCTCCAGCCTCTCCTCTTGTGATTCCTTGATCTCACTCAGCCTATCcagcaacaacttctccggcGAGTTCCCTGACGACATCCTTACCTCGCTACCCAACCTCCATATTCTCGAGCTGGCGTTCAACAACCTCAGTGGCAGTCTGGGGAACTCCATCACCACGATGCCCAGTCTTGAAGTGTTCGATCTCAGCTCTAATATGCTGACGGGAGCCATTCCCCCGGAGCTTTGCCCTCACGGGTTCGCCTTAAGACTGCTCTATGTTCAGAACAACCAGCTCACCGGCGGCATCCCGGAGTCTCTGAGCAACTGTAGAAATCTCGTCTACCTGGATCTCAGCCTCAACTACATCACCGGAACCATCCCCCCGGGACTCGGCACGCTCTCTTCCCTACGAGACCTCATCATGTGGCAGAACTTGCTCGAGGGCGAAATTCCGCCGCAGTTATCCAACCTCCGAAGCCTCAAGAACCTCATTCTCGATAATAATGGGCTCACGGGACCGATCCCCACCGGGCTGGCGAATTGCAAAGGTTTGAACTGGCTTTCCCTATCCAGTAACCACCTCAACGGAACCATCCCCTCCTGGATCGGCCAGCTTCACAATCTTGCAATACTTAAGCTCGCGAACAACTCCTTCTCTGGCCCGATTCCTCAGGAGCTTGGAGACTGCAAGAGTTTGATTTGGTTGGATGTGAACAACAACCAACTCACTGGATCAATCCCGCCGAGCCTGGCGAAGCAATCAGGCAAAGTGCCGGCGGGCTTCTTGGGTACCGGCGAGCCATACGTCTACCTGAAGAACGAAGGCCACAGTGGGTGCCGAGGCACAGGCGACCTCCTTGAGTTCGGTGGCGTTCGGCCAGAGGATCTCGACCGTTTACCCAGCCGCCACTTCTGCAACTTCACCAGGCTTTACAAAGGGATAACACAGTATACCTTCAGCAACAATGGATCTATGCTCTTTCTCGATCTCTCCTTCAATCAGCTGGACGGGGAGATACCAAAGGAGCTTGGAAATATGTACTACCTTCTCATTTTGAACCTGGGCCACAACCAGCTCTCCGGCTTCATTCCACTGGAACTGGGGAACCTGAGGCATGTCGGAGGGCTCGACCTCTCGCACAATGCACTTGAAGGGCCTATTCCTCAGTCCTTCTCTGGCCTTGCCTGGTTAGCTGAGATTGACCTCTCCAATAACAAGCTAAATGGGTCTATTCCTGAGCTAGGTCAGCTGGCAACCTTCCCACGTTATGACTATGACAACAACTCCGGTCTTTGCGGGTTCCCTCTCCCGCCTTGCAAAGACATTGCCGGGGCAAATTTGGAGACACAACACAAGAAGAATCATCGCCGGCAGGCTTCTCTCGCAGGGAGTCTCGCAATGGGATTGCTTTTCTTCATCTTCTGCATTGTCGGCCTTATCATCATTGCAGTAGAGAGCAAGAGGAGGAAGAATGAAAATAAAGACAAGAGCAACCGAGCCGCTGGGGACATCTACACCGATAGCCGGTCTCACTCCGGCACTGCCAATTCAAACTGGAAGCTAACCGCCACCAAAGATGCATTAGCCATCAGCCTCGCCACCTTCGACATGCCTCTCAAGAAGCTATCTTTTGTGGACCTGGTCGAGGCAACTAACGGTTTCCACAATCATAGCCTGATAGGTTCAGGTGGATTTGGTGACGTTTACAAAGCCCAGCTGAAAGATGGAAGCATTGTTGCCATCAAGAAGCTTATCCATGTTAGCGGGCAAGCGGACCGAGAGTTCACAGCTGAAATGGAGACCATTGGAAAGATCAAGCACCGCAACCTCGTTCCCCTGTTGGGCTACTGCAAAGTAGGAGAAGAACGTCTGTTGGTTTATCAGTATATGAAATATGGGAGCTTAGACGATGTCTTGCATAACCGAAACAATGTCGGAATCAAACTGAATTGGGCAGCTAGAAGGAGGATTGCAATGGGAGCTGCCAGAGGCTTGGCATTCTTGCACCACAACTGCGCACCTCGTATAATTCACAGAGATATGAAGTCAAGCAATGTTCTTCTCGATGAGAATTTGGAAGCGAGGGTCTCAGATTTTGGGATGGCAAGGCAGATGAGTGCAGTGGACACCCATTTGAGTGTTTCTGCATTGGCTGGCACCCCTGGTTATGTGCCACCTGAGTACTACCAGAGCTTCCGGTGCACCATCAGGGGTGATGTATACAGCTATGGTGTAGTCTTGCTCGAGCTGCTCACCGGTAGACGACCTACAGATTCCGCAGACTTTGGCGACGACAATTTGGTCGGGTGGGTAAGGCAGCATTCTAAAGTCAGAATAAGCAATGTCTTCGACCCTGTGCTGTTGAAAGATGACCCTTCTCTGGAGCTGGAGCTATTAGAGCATCTCAAGGTTGCTTGTGCCTGCCTTGATGAGAGACCATTCAGGCGACCAACAATGCTAAAGGTGATGTCCATGTTTAAGGAGATACAAACAGTTTCGTCTTTAAGCACCAATGTTTCTTCAATGGATGGGAGCCTCTGCGAGGGAGATATGAGcttgaaggaagaagacaaagaagatagATTTTGA